CAGACGGAGTTTCTAGCTTTGAGTCTGCGAATCGCTtactgaatctgaatccgaagcCGAATACAAATCCAGGAGATAGGAACAGGAGCTTCtgccgtcatcatcatcatcttcatcatcatctgccCATCATCGTAATCATCCAAATCGTCTTCATCATCGCAGCCAATTCTCAtcatgatcatcatcatcgaaaTACCCATTGTGGTGGCCGCTAATGGTAATGCCTGACTATCTGTCTGTCCATCAGGCGGCCATGTTATGATGTAAATGCTCGGCTGCCAGCTCATCCTCTACTTACCGCTTctacaccaaaaaaaaaaaacttggcaaaaatttggccaacattttattttacaaaatcagtctaacagtgaaaggggttgttagtattggttataAGGAGTATAAAACGGTACTACTTTTTGCTGTgagaccatttttagtcaagcTATAGCCAAAAAAACCAACTTGAAACTTCTGTAATAAGCCAAGCAACCTGGGTATCTTCTGCCATAAGCCTAGCAACCTGTGTCAGTCTTGTGATAATATATCTAGAGAACATAACGTAAATATGAAAAAGTTTGTGAACTCTTGGGTGTACATTCGTCGTAAGTTCCTCTATTCTGAGTACTGCAAAGCGAATATTTCTAACAATTTAGTTGTAATGTTGCTGAATGCTAGTAATGAACTTTATGTGATTGGAGTACGTTCCAAAGTTGTGCATCCAATTAGTAGGATAAATTTCCTTAAGTATTTATTGCAAGCACATTTCAAGCTAATAACTCTCCAAGCACCATCATAACCATGTACTGCTCTCAAGAAACTGCTAAAAAGACAATCCTCTTTTCCAGCAGGCCGTATACGTGTCCTGAAGAGACACTCGTGCTTCCATCCACGCCGCTGCTGCGTGCGCAAGTGCAAGACTACGCGTAGATGCATTATGGACTCCAAAATTTCCGTGCAGACTCTGATCGTGATTGAGAAGGATCGTATACCACGTCGCCCGGGACCCATGCGTTCCAGCATTATCAGGAAGCAATACCAAATAAGCAAGATAAAGGATGTGCGTCTGATCCTTCCTGCTGTGATGCAGCGCAAGCACAAGAAGAAGAGCCAGACCGCTTCCAAGGAGGCTGCCGGCGAATACGCCACGCTGTTGgtgcagaagaagaagaaggggTCCAAGGCCAAGCGCCGCCGTTCTGCCTCCAATCGCGAGTCCATGAACTCCGTCTCCAGCGACAAGAAGTAAACACCGCAGACGGAACTCGCATTCTTCGTTTAAGCAGCAACGGAACGTCGATCACAACCAAATGATCCACGAGGGGAGATCAGAAACTTTGTAACCATTTATGTTAAATAAACCCGAAAAATGGTATAGATGGTATGTTCATTTATAGTGCGATTGAGCGAGAGTAAGCTTTAAGATACCTAATCTCATGTATCGGGtgtaaatgttattttatgttattattatgtCGCCAGGTAAATGCAATAGTTCCGACAAATCTTGGGAATCTTGCGCCGCATCTGCACGCTGTTTTTCGACTAATAACTGCTGACGTACTGTCTCCAGCTCCTTAGTTAGACGAATGTTCTCGGCAAAGTACATGTTGGCCTGGTAGCGAGCGGCATTTAGCTCCTCCTCGTATTGCCAAAAGCCGGTTTTTCGAATTCCtgtcataaaatattcatttctgTTGCccaaaactataaaaataatagtctGTATGAGATGGGCCATTAGCGATGCCAATTGGCTTtacaaaacagttattcttttaGCTGTATGACCATTAAGTTATGTTAAGTTATGATGAATTATAACCTTGAGACGTACATATTTTGTCCAgaaattttgtattaatttttctcactgTACGATGATGATAATGGACCCGGCTGCAGCCTCAATCCCGCTTCATTCCAGTTCAAATATGTCGCTTCCGTCTTGTCATTGGGTTTGCAGGCTGCCAGTAAGGCTGCTGCCGAACTGAAATTTGCCAGggggatatacatatacatacatatgggTGTATTACGGGGCATAGGAAAATCGGACGATATGGCGGACATGTCGGGTGGCATTTAAGGGGGTATGGAAGAAGGAGATGGCACACGCACGGGCCGAAGACCCACAAATTTATTGTTCTTAAACATCTGAGAGCCCGGGTCCTGGTGCTCCTGCTATATTTGAATGCCAAGTTGCCAGTTGTCACAATGTGAGTGATATATAGCCAAAATGTCAAATGTCAGCGAAAGACATTATTACTGGCTAGTTGATCCGTCCTCGTCGCCTCCACTTGGCCCCAAACCCCGAGTTCCTCAGCCGTCTGCTTCTcatttgtgcatttgtgtCTCCGTCTACGGATGCCGCCGTCTGCCAGGATAATCGATACGCACAagtacacactcacacacatacgccACTAACAGCCCGGGCAGGATGGCACATTAAAGGATTGGATTGGGCTCGCCCGTAGCCAGGCATTTCGTTAAATCGCAGTTAAAGTGCAGACCCTGGATGAGATCAACGTGGCGGATACTTAATATCGCGCAGTACGTCTCTTTAGACGAGACAAACTATAACGGTTCTATTAAATAGCCAATAGATAGCTTTGGTTTGATTTAAGTATGGTTGGTAGCTGATCTGGAAAAGATTTACCTTTTTAATCGTCGTCAAAatttttctttagttttaaACAGTTACGGGCTCTCGGGATTTGAGTTGTTCATTCCTGACATATTTAACTTTAGaagctatttttttattaaattagacAGAAAACCGAGCCCGGGAAGAAAGCAGCGCAATGGA
This Drosophila simulans strain w501 chromosome X, Prin_Dsim_3.1, whole genome shotgun sequence DNA region includes the following protein-coding sequences:
- the LOC27206395 gene encoding 40S ribosomal protein S6, translated to MKKFVNSWVYIRRRIRVLKRHSCFHPRRCCVRKCKTTRRCIMDSKISVQTLIVIEKDRIPRRPGPMRSSIIRKQYQISKIKDVRLILPAVMQRKHKKKSQTASKEAAGEYATLLVQKKKKGSKAKRRRSASNRESMNSVSSDKK